One genomic segment of Phyllopteryx taeniolatus isolate TA_2022b chromosome 12, UOR_Ptae_1.2, whole genome shotgun sequence includes these proteins:
- the LOC133487092 gene encoding uncharacterized protein LOC133487092 isoform X3 yields the protein MLLLLVVTAAVSLLPGATSQSEQFFALTECPINYYGESYTEAYTVTTTVRGQLVNTAELSNSETYAYLSGCRHEGQFYPPGTETCASETLFVTCNSTAFLTVSEEDPRCLRKSVCTITVMWRPIDNPSNDVQ from the exons ATGCTCCTCCTCCTAGTGGTCACGGCCGCCGTCAGCCTGCTGCCAG GTGCAACATCTCAATCTGAACAATTTTTCGCTTTGACCGAATGTCCCATTAACTACTATGGAGAGAGTTACACCGAAGCATAT ACCGTCACTACAACCGTGAGAGGACAGCTGGTGAACACTGCAGAGTTGTCAAATAGTGAAACATATGCCTACCTGAGCGGCTGCAGACACGAGG GTCAATTCTATCCGCCCGGCACAGAGACATGTGCCTCAGAAACTCTCTTTGTGACTTGTAATTCAACAGCTTTCCTCACCGTTTCTGAAGAGGACCCAAG GTGCCTGAGGAAGTCCGTGTGCACCATCACTGTGATGTGGCGCCCCATTGACAACCCATCTAACGATGTCCAATGA
- the LOC133487092 gene encoding uncharacterized protein LOC133487092 isoform X1 gives MLLLLVVTAAVSLLPGATSQSEQFFALTECPINYYGESYTEAYGFINEEVFTLVFGDVTGSDFMTFVFEDLVEVVAFAPTFIVADETSEFVKNLPDLVGTSPCFYGIGLFSSLNTILLHFRTFGAQGAYLVTSLVPVTVTTTVRGQLVNTAELSNSETYAYLSGCRHEGQFYPPGTETCASETLFVTCNSTAFLTVSEEDPRCLRKSVCTITVMWRPIDNPSNDVQ, from the exons ATGCTCCTCCTCCTAGTGGTCACGGCCGCCGTCAGCCTGCTGCCAG GTGCAACATCTCAATCTGAACAATTTTTCGCTTTGACCGAATGTCCCATTAACTACTATGGAGAGAGTTACACCGAAGCATAT GGTTTCATTAACGAGGAAGTATTTACATTGGTCTTTGGCGATGTGACTGGCTCTGACTTCATGACTTTCGTCTTTGAAGACCTGGTGGAAGTCGTTGCTTTTGCGCCAACCTTTATTGTGGCTGATGAAACTTCTGAATTTGTCAAAAATCTGCCAGACCTTGTTGGGACATCACCATGCTTTTATGGTATcggtttattttcttctttgaatACG atccTTTTACATTTCCGCACATTTGGAGCTCAAGGAGCATACCTCGTCACCTCGCTTGTGCCAGTG ACCGTCACTACAACCGTGAGAGGACAGCTGGTGAACACTGCAGAGTTGTCAAATAGTGAAACATATGCCTACCTGAGCGGCTGCAGACACGAGG GTCAATTCTATCCGCCCGGCACAGAGACATGTGCCTCAGAAACTCTCTTTGTGACTTGTAATTCAACAGCTTTCCTCACCGTTTCTGAAGAGGACCCAAG GTGCCTGAGGAAGTCCGTGTGCACCATCACTGTGATGTGGCGCCCCATTGACAACCCATCTAACGATGTCCAATGA
- the LOC133487092 gene encoding uncharacterized protein LOC133487092 isoform X2: MLLLLVVTAAVSLLPGATSQSEQFFALTECPINYYGESYTEAYGFINEEVFTLVFGDVTGSDFMTFVFEDLVEVVAFAPTFIVADETSEFVKNLPDLVGTSPCFYDPFTFPHIWSSRSIPRHLACASGQFYPPGTETCASETLFVTCNSTAFLTVSEEDPRCLRKSVCTITVMWRPIDNPSNDVQ, encoded by the exons ATGCTCCTCCTCCTAGTGGTCACGGCCGCCGTCAGCCTGCTGCCAG GTGCAACATCTCAATCTGAACAATTTTTCGCTTTGACCGAATGTCCCATTAACTACTATGGAGAGAGTTACACCGAAGCATAT GGTTTCATTAACGAGGAAGTATTTACATTGGTCTTTGGCGATGTGACTGGCTCTGACTTCATGACTTTCGTCTTTGAAGACCTGGTGGAAGTCGTTGCTTTTGCGCCAACCTTTATTGTGGCTGATGAAACTTCTGAATTTGTCAAAAATCTGCCAGACCTTGTTGGGACATCACCATGCTTTTATG atccTTTTACATTTCCGCACATTTGGAGCTCAAGGAGCATACCTCGTCACCTCGCTTGTGCCAGTG GTCAATTCTATCCGCCCGGCACAGAGACATGTGCCTCAGAAACTCTCTTTGTGACTTGTAATTCAACAGCTTTCCTCACCGTTTCTGAAGAGGACCCAAG GTGCCTGAGGAAGTCCGTGTGCACCATCACTGTGATGTGGCGCCCCATTGACAACCCATCTAACGATGTCCAATGA